A stretch of DNA from Aliarcobacter thereius LMG 24486:
ATAATTAATAATCTAAGCATATAAAACTCCTTTTATGAATCCAAATTGTACTATTTATTAATCAACAAGTGGATAAACACCGTTTTCATCATGGTTTTCAGTTCCTTTAATGGGAGGATTAAATACACAAATAAGTCTCATATCTTCACTTCCACCATATAAATTATGTTCATCATTTTTATTTAAAGCATACATAATTCCATCATAAATTTTGTGAATTTTTCCTGTTTTTAAATCTTCTATTTTCCCATTTCCAGCTACACAATAAACAGCTTCAAGATGATTTTTATAGTGAATATGTGTTTTAGTATTTGC
This window harbors:
- a CDS encoding ectoine synthase produces the protein MIVRNIKDIIGTDKEVFAKDGQWSSRRMLLKSDNMGFSFHETIIKANTKTHIHYKNHLEAVYCVAGNGKIEDLKTGKIHKIYDGIMYALNKNDEHNLYGGSEDMRLICVFNPPIKGTENHDENGVYPLVD